A window of the Fusarium poae strain DAOMC 252244 chromosome 3, whole genome shotgun sequence genome harbors these coding sequences:
- a CDS encoding hypothetical protein (SECRETED:SignalP(1-24)), with product MVRHLVSWSILAVMLAALVSVVMTCPPQPVPFPRKDLKIKPGTKEKPVCNNNQWDPPPEGVICGGQGWLLDPIKKWGFIKDQTDFYWGPNECYKSCFKKRTHAGDCKIFAVWPGLRCEKYEKKIPRDRLENSTTAFRWYEPKCFCNITKDWIE from the coding sequence ATGGTTCGTCATCTTGTCAGCTGGTCCATTCTGGCCGTGATGCTCGCCGCCCTCGTCAGCGTCGTCATGACATGCCCGCCCCAACCAGTACCCTTCCCCAGAAAGGATCTCAAGATCAAGCCCGGCACAAAAGAGAAGCCAGTCTGCAACAACAACCAATGGGACCCCCCTCCCGAGGGCGTAATCTGCGGCGGACAAGGATGGCTCCTGGACCCGATAAAGAAATGGGGCTTCATCAAGGACCAAACGGATTTCTACTGGGGACCAAATGAGTGTTACAAGAGTTGTTTCAAAAAGCGAACCCACGCTGGAGACTGCAAAATCTTTGCTGTCTGGCCTGGCCTTAGATGTGAAAAgtatgagaagaagatcccTAGAGATAGATTGGAGAATTCGACGACGGCATTCAGATGGTACGAGCCGAAATGTTTCTGCAATATTACCAAGGATTGGATAGAGTGA
- a CDS encoding hypothetical protein (SECRETED:SignalP(1-20)), with amino-acid sequence MSRHLVRSFILAAVLPLVNAGPCKPSSSSAVLGLTTTESTKTDVATSTDVVSTSETYTLTSTSEDVSTTIESFSSTVSESVLFTTTAETSSVVSSDETIVASHTDTTTTIEDITSTILESSTTDDQVLPTIIYISTLTSELPTTTTAEDVTLTSTEPSETTTEDASACKYDKRNPLPKDLLCGGTGYSSGSSGAGAGIVGMGRYGTELECVEDCARNPSCKLLIVLAGNGGFCELWSKVFSPSDDGTPWKWYEPGCFCEADPETTTTEATTAEATTTEVSEVLPTTTTEITSEIEPTTMATEGVTLTSTETVETMTESATTTVAEDVTLTSTETVETMSESPTTTTMTEDVTLTSTEPSETTTEAATICVNDKKSPPPKDLVCGTMGTRTTGDGYMGEGRYGSELECVEDCRNTPSCKFVAVQAGGSGFCELWSQVNPTSDFVTRFHWYEPGCFCDSPESEPEVTQTRAPEP; translated from the coding sequence ATGTCTCGTCATCTCGTTCGTTCGTTCATCTTGGCTGCGGTCCTCCCTCTCGTTAATGCAGGACCTTGTAAGCCATCGAGTAGCTCGGCAGTCTTGGGATTGACTACCACCGAGTCTACTAAGACTGATGTAGCGACGTCAACAGATGTCGTTTCTACGAGTGAGACGTATACACTTACGTCGACGTCTGAGGATGTGAGCACTACTATTGAGTCGTTTAGTAGTACTGTTAGTGAGAGTGTCTTGTTCACTACTACGGCTGAGACATCCTCTGTTGTTTCGAGTGACGAGACCATTGTTGCTAGCCATACAGATACTACTACAACCATTGAGGACATCACTTCAACTATTCTCGAGTCATCAACTACAGATGATCAAGTCTTGCCCACCATAATCTACATCTCCACACTCACCAGCGAGTTACCCACCACTACAACAGCCGAAGACGTCACCCTCACCTCAACTGAGCCCTCTGAAACCACTACCGAGGATGCATCGGCTTGCAAATACGATAAAAGGAATCCCCTTCCCAAAGACTTGTTATGCGGCGGAACTGGATATAGCTCAGGGTCCAGCGGCGCCGGGGCCGGGATTGTAGGCATGGGCCGTTACGGGACAGAGCTCGAGTGTGTAGAAGACTGCGCAAGAAACCCGAGCTGCAAATTACTGATTGTCCTGGCGGGCAACGGCGGTTTCTGCGAGCTTTGGTCCAAGGTTTTCTCCCCATCAGACGACGGTACTCCTTGGAAGTGGTATGAGCCTGGGTGTTTTTGCGAAGCCGATCCTGAGACTACAACGACTGAGGCTACAACGGCTGAGGCTACAACGACTGAGGTTTCTGAAGTTTTGCCTACCACTACAACCGAAATCACCAGCGAGATCGAACCTACCACTATGGCAACCGAAGGAGTTACTCTCACCTCAACTGAAACTGTCGAAACTATGACTGAGTCGGCTACCACTACGGTAGCCGAAGACGTTACTCTCACCTCAACTGAAACTGTCGAAACCATGTCCGAGTCGCCTACCACTACCACTATGACCGAAGACGTTACTCTTACCTCAACCGAGCCCTCTGAAACCACAACCGAGGCAGCCACAATCTGTGTAAACGACAAAAAGAGTCCCCCTCCCAAGGATCTGGTCTGCGGGACGATGGGAACTCGTACGACGGGCGACGGATATATGGGAGAGGGCCGTTATGGGTCAGAGCTTGAGTGTGTGGAAGATTGCCGGAATACCCCGAGCTGTAAATTTGTAGCTGTTCAAGCAGGCGGGTCTGGTTTCTGCGAGCTCTGGTCCCAGGTTAATCCCACATCAGACTTCGTGACTAGGTTTCACTGGTATGAGCCCGGGTGTTTCTGCGATTCACCTGAATCTGAACCCGAGGTTACGCAAACTCGGGCACCTGAGCCTTGA
- a CDS encoding hypothetical protein (TransMembrane:4 (i12-33o53-70i82-102o108-127i)) — MSSSLLSTGLKAFSIFSMATGTADVIAGHKLLIPASERALLPRSTLSVVDNQLRFLGATWGGCGAILWWVSNDLQARQSPLAILGVVIFIAGIGRTVSGLSLGWGASWLKVAAGVELIVPPLIYLFGF, encoded by the coding sequence ATGTCATCATCACTCTTATCGACTGGCCTCAAGGCCTTTTCAATCTTTTCCATGGCTACAGGTACAGCAGATGTTATTGCCGGACATAAGCTTCTTATTCCCGCCTCTGAACGAGCTCTGCTGCCGAGATCAACACTCTCTGTAGTAGACAACCAACTACGCTTCCTGGGAGCTACCTGGGGAGGATGCGGCGCGATTTTGTGGTGGGTCAGCAATGATCTCCAAGCGAGACAGTCTCCTCTGGCAATACTCGGAGTTGTTATCTTTATTGCCGGTATCGGTCGGACTGTTTCGGGGTTGAGTCTTGGCTGGGGTGCATCATGGCTCAAGGTTGCTGCGGGAGTTGAGCTCATTGTTCCACCTTTGATCTATCTGTTTGGGTTCTAA